The DNA window GGAAAGAGGCGCCCGCGGAGGGCCCCCCGGAGCCCAAAGACGAACCGAAGCCCCCGGAGCCCAAAGACGAACCGAAGCCCCCGGAGCCCAAAGACGAACCGAAGCCTCCGGAGCCTCAGCCGGAGCAGAAGGAGACGGAGCCACAGGTGACGAAGCTGGAGAAATGCCCGGACACATCACCAGTGCTCGGTAAGAACTGGTTTCAGTCACTTTACCGCAGAAACTTGTGGAGCTGTCTGAGTAGAAAAGCTTCACCAGGTGGTTTCTGGTGTTGAGGGGAAGTCCACCAGAGTTTCTGCTGTGCTGTCCCCGAGGTTTTGGAACCGGCCCaggttttgatttgttgtcaGGTGGATGAGGTCTGGGTTTAGTTCAGTACGGAGCCTCAGCGTCAGAAACCCAGTAACAGTTCAGTTTGACTAATAAAGACGTGGctgtgaaacatgaaacaaaatggAGTAAGACAGAAACTGGTTTATACCAAAGCCAATTATCATGTTGTGTCGTGGGTTGATTCACTGACCAGGATCATCAGTTTAGTATCTTTCCCCATTAGAACATCTCTGCTGTTGATTGATGATGAGGATATTTGTACAGAAATCAGGTTATTAAGTAATAGTAATCATGGTACATTTAGAATTAAACAAATAACAGGTCACAAGAAGAATCCACAATCCACAGGCCCCGCAGTAAAGGAATCCAGCCTCTGGACTCAGACCTATAAATAACAGGTTTTTCTGTGACGTTGGACAGAGGCCACAGTAAAATCTTTAAAACTGGCATTATAAACCGTCCTTTGGGAAACACCCTGAGTGACACAGGAGccaaacattaaatacacaggTTGTAAATATGAAATCTACAGGAACGTGATTTccagattattttttattatgttgtcagctgtttgactttgtaaggttcagtttgtgtttcaaTGCTTAAGAAGGAAGAAATAcctgaaacacatttacatttagtcatttagcagacgcttttatccaaagcgacttacaagtgaggaacaaggcaagcaaacaaaatctaagtcaagaagaaacaacatcaaagcaaagtgctatcaaaaaagtgtttctgtttcaagagatgtgagagcgaaagggtagaatttttttttttaagtgcaaaggaagatgcggaagagttctgtgttcagctgttctttaaatattaaagtgaggtggctgagcattagagtttggcagctcattccaccatcgtgggatcactgagctgaacagttttccttggtgtcgactgtgtggtgctggtaccaccagacgacgttccctggttgagcgcagtggacgggaggggatgtacacctgaatgattgaattgagataagatggagctgtggagttaaccactctgtaggcaagagacagagctttgaacctgatccttgcagccacaggaagccagtgcaaagatctgaagagcggtgtgacatgagatctttttggttgattgaaagTGAGGCgttttggatcatctgtaggggattggtcgtggatgctggtaaccccatcagcagtgcattgcagtagtcaagacgagataagatcaacgagtggggtcgtgtactccgtcaggtacggtctgatctttctgtattgtggagggcatatctacacgacctagagactgtggcaaTGTGTTtcgtgaaggtcagctgatcatcaatgatgacccccaggtttctggctgacttaacggggacaatcaccgcagatccaatgttaatgctgatgttgtgttgagttgaaggtctggcagggaagaataggacttcagtcttgggaatATTAAggtgaaggtgtctttttctcatccaggtAGAGATGTCAAAAAAGACAGGCAGGGATACAAGacgagacagttgagtcatacgacggaaaggacaggaagagctgtttgTCATCCccatagcagtgataagaaaagccttGAGAATagatgatagagcctagagaagaagtagagattggaaaaaagaagaggaccgaggactgagccctgcggtacacctgtggagaggttatgagagtcggaAACATgtccctgccaggataccttgaaggttcgttcggacaagtatgaccaaAGCCAGGCTCGAGCTTATCTagagatgcccaagtctgagagtgcagtcatgaaAATCTGAgggttcacagtgtcaaaggctgcagatagatctaatagaataaggacagaagagttacctgcagctttagccacccgtagggattccacaacagtcagaagtgttgtttctgtggagtgaccactcttgaagccagactgattgacatcaaggaggttgttccgggaaagaaagtcagagagttgattgaaggctgtacgttccagagtcttggccaggaatgaaagaagagagaccggtctgtagttctccacaagggagggatccagagaaggcttcttcaacagtagagtaatctgggcctgcttgaacgaggtgggaaaggtgcctgttgtgagagaggtgttgatctgtgtaatggctggtattagtgttggtgcgatagcttgaagaagagtagaggggattgaatccagagagcaggtggtcgggcgattggagaggaggagggtggatacatcgtcctctgacagtgttgaaaaacgTGAAGTGGTCCCTGAAATGACCCTGAAGCTTCACATATGATGTGacgtgtgttttgtttgagcTCTGAATAAGTTGTCATTGTGTTCTTAGCTGAACCACAGACACAgggtgtgtgcgtgcgtgtgcgtgcgtgtgtgtgtgcataagcTACCTGATGATTTGGCGTTGGATCATAACACTATGAATCTGTTAAAGCAGAACCAACCAGTTGACAGAAtaagcagagctgctgcagtaaGTTGATTGGCTGGATGATCTTTCattaatttgaacattttcaatTTATTATTGAGGCTGTTGACAGTTAGGGTCAGGGACAAGTATTGACTAAAGATCAGTTCTGAAGATCTGTTAAAATTTGCAagttgtttctctgtttcctgaGTGCCTTTCTGACTGTTCATTTGACAAAACACAACCCTGATGTATGACCAAAGAAACGTTTTAGTGAAATTTTAAAATCCAGCTGTAGGTCTAATTTCACaacagattatttaaaaagtatCTGAAGAACTGATTCTGTGTAAATCCACAGCCTGTCAGCTTCACCCAAACACGTTTTACAGAAGGTCTGTAATAGGTCCTGGATGTCAGGTGATTCCTGAGAGGgttcaggctgctgctgaagccttgtactcctcctcttcttcatcctccttctctctcatctccctCTGCCCAGTGTGTGATTGGCTGTTTGGGATTTACagcctgttgtttttctgactgtAGAAACCAGCAGCTGACAGTGTTACAAGTCTGTTGGGAGAAACCAGATGTTTCCTGTCGTTTCTGCAGCAGATTATATCTTCAGTCTTGGTCAAGGGCAGGAGTTTAGAGGACAGCCTCATTTCTTTCCTCCATTACCAGAAAGAGGCTGGATAACAGGAGGAAGATTTATCATTCTCTAGAGTGTACCGTTTTCAGGCGCTTTTTATAGTCCCCCTTGCGGACTCTGGGAGCAGATGCAGCCGGTTCAGGTTTGAAGTGGGTTCTCACAGTGACCTGAGATGGTCCAGTTCATCTCAGCTTGATCAGTTTGTGTTACTCTGATGTTTGTTATCAGTCtaagagtgtttgtgtttccttaGCTGTGACCGTCCCACCAATGTCCTGCAGCTCAGTGCAGTAGAAACCTCTTGTTATTGAAcccaaaaaaaacaattacaaatacaGATGTATTCCAGATCTACATAAAGAGAAAGACATCGGCTGAGTCTTCACTTTTCACAGGCAGCACAAGAATGATGTGTTGGCAAATGTTAGCTTCTGATCATCAAagatagatttaaaaaaatctaaaaaaaaatgtaaaatcaaatttTCTGATTGTCTTTCATGGGACAACTTATTATCTGATTATCCTTCATGGGTTGGTTCGCTATCAGTGATCTGTAAACACTGGCAGTGAGAACATCAGTCGTCACTCAGTGCAGGTTTGTCAACAGAGCTGAGCAGGAGACACTGGCTTCCAGCTGCTGTTTATTGAGTAACTGCAAAGGCGAGAAAATCCCTTTTACACGGAACAGACAAGACATGAGGAGAGTGATGGGACGCTGATGAAGTCTCTGCACTACGTTAAAGTAAAGAGTGTAGGCTATATACCACCACTATAGGCCACCACTGCAATCAAATAAGATTAATGCTGTTTTATGACGGTGGGATTTTCCGCAGTGGTCGGCATATTATTTGTCAGTAATATTATTTATgattagataagataagataagatattctttattgatcccacattggggaaattcaattgctacagcaggtcagtgcaaaaagaacaacagtaatgtgcaaaaagaatgaaagggtgtgcaaaaatacaaaagtaataaacatttacagaatctacaactagatacactattacgacttaacatatataatatgttatacgtaataataaaataaaataaagtaaaaaacaatatattcaGAGGGGCTATGGATGCATGAtaaccggttttgtacatgtatatttaaactgtggcattgtacaaTCTAACAGCTGTTGGAATGAATAACCTGCGAAACCGttccttcctacatggaggatgtaacagtctgcaactgaaggagctgctcagcccctccactgtccgatgtagtgggtgagaggtgttgtccatgatggatgttagcttggccaacatcctcctttcacccacTTCCTCTACGaagtccagtggacagcccaggacagaactggccctcctgaccagcttgttgagtctctttctgtcccggtctgtgctgcctgctccccagcagaccacggcgtagtggatagcagaggctaccacagagtcataaaaagtccttaagagaggcctgcacactccaaaggactcctttggcccttcttgtacagggcatcggtgttgtgagtccagtccagtttcttgttgaggtgaatacccaggtacttaaaactgtccactacctcaatgtccaaaccctggatgctcaccggtgtatgttgtggtgttctcctccggaagtcaatcaccatctcctttgtcttactggtgttcaagcacaagtggttgcgctcacaccagtccacaaagtccacaatgactgacctgtactccagctcgttcccccccgacacacagccaacaatggccgagtcgtcagagaacttctggaggTGACAACTGCTGGTGTCGTATGTAAAGTCCGATGTGTATAGGGTGAAAAGGAACGGTGAGAGCACCGTCCCCTGAGGAGCCCCGGTGCATCTCTCACTGGCCTCATCAGTCCACACTCTCACTGACTTCTTCTGGGGTGGTTCTCTTCTTGCTCTGGGTTTGTATTCAGGAAGCAGATGCACCAGGTTGTGATCAGAGCGGCCGAGTGAGGAGAGGGGCACTTAACGTACTGTGTGAAAGTGGGGAGAATGGAGGAGAGCGAGGCGTGGTTGAAGTCCCCGCTGGTGAGAAGCAGCGCCTGCGGGTGCCAGGTCTGCATGCGCGTCACCGCTCCATGGAGTCGCTCGCAGGCTGCCGCTGCATCGGCCGATGGAGGGATGTACACATTAAACACTATAACATGAGAAAACTCTCTCGGGATGTAAAACGGCCGAATGCCCACAGCGAGAACCTCGATGTCAGGGGTGCAAAGCTGTTCCTTAACAGAGACGTGTGCCGGGTTGCACCATCTCTCGTTAATAAACACCgccagtcctcctcctttcttcttaccACTGTCTCCCGAACTCCTGTCCGCCCAAACCAGTTTGAATCCATCCAGGGCGACCACAGAGTCCGGTGTCAATTCGTTCAGCCACGtctcagtgaaacacatgaggctacactccctgtactcctgctgTAACTGGGTCAGCGCCGTCAGCTCGTCCATCTTGTTGGAGTTGGATTTCCCATAATGATGGATGGAACGTATGGTTTgtacctccatctcctctcccgAAGCCTTtgtcctgctctgcagcctctccgTTTCCTCCGTATTTCAGGTGGAACCTCAGGTCTTTCGGTGTAGAGAGGTGCAGGGCCGTGCAGAGTTAACAGCTGATCCCTGGCGTAAACAATGGAGCCAGGTGCGAAGCTGAGGGGATCTGCCGACGCACTCccaaaaaagtttaaaaaacaatgaaaaacagaacacaaaagtaataaaattggTATCCCTATGTGCAGACTTGCAAAAGGCATTGACCACATAAAGGAAAACCCGTAAGGCGGGCcaagaaacaatagaaaagaatagaaaaggaaaaagagaagagagagctgccgtaactagctgctgctcctgcagcgcCATCATCTCGCCAGTCGTTGAACTGTGAACGGCACATGGTGTCTccgtgtttgttttattaacatgGATTCATATATGTACAAAATCGTTCATATTTCTGTACCGACTTTAAATGAAACAGACGcctgttgtggaaattttctctGCTGGTGAATAAGGAAATAGAGACTTCTGCCGGCCgacaaggttttatttctttgcaaagAAAGGTCAGTCAAACACACGAGCGGTTAGAATGAAAAAAGACCCTGAACAAAGGGAAGTCAGGGTTTTTATACCTGAGGAACACCCCCCAGGTAGATTTCACAACCTTTTGTCTGCTGTAGGAGTTGTCACTATCTTTGTTGTCAGGATCTCACACCCAGATGATAGTTCCTGAGAGACACCTACAGcatgaagacaaaaagacaaagtttgTTTCATACTTTGGTGAAAGAAcagaaggttgtgtttgaggaagttagATACCAGGAGATACAAAGAGCTTAAATTCCCATTACACGCCACACCCGTCAGTCTGGCTCTGTGCTGGATACTTTTTactactttaaaactttttagTTTTGGAGCGTACCCACACAGTGTGACTACACATGGCGTAAAAAGGGAGCCGCGTACCAACGTGAAAACATCACCCTAACAGTAAAGTATGGTGGTGCCTCATAAAAGATAATGTCAGGGTGAAAACGTTGGCTGATGCAGCAGGAGTCAGTTGGTTAACAGACTAATTGTTGTTAAGCCTTTGGAGATTTCGTCAAAGATGACAGTTTACTTTGGATCAAGATTTTTAGTCTCTTACTCTCGAGTATTTCAGAGACAGataataaaacttaatttacagtaaaaaatacacaacacattttcaaaaagatGAAGACAGAGATTTAACACATCAGCATTTACAGATGGTTGAATTTATCTGAAATTATCATCAACCTCAGACAAATTAAATCCATCTCATGAAATTTCTAAAGGTTACATGTCTGTCTCAAGCTAAATGAAACATCATTATTTTGTCCTGGTGTTTGTGAATATCTCCTGTAGAGATAATGAGCTCTGACGTCTGCGATAAATGATTTCTGTTGTAAAACATGACATTGAACCACTTCTAAAGAGTAGTTTGCAATCAGAAAGTCATCAGGAACTAACCCGGGGCAAACAGACATGCAAATATGTAAACTACTCTGattatatgaataaatactTATTCTTATTGGTACCTAGTAAGAACATATCCCCATGATCTTTGTGTAGGTCTCAGAAACACAGCATCATGTGTTTGAACCCAAAACGCTGCTAACAAGTTAGTGTTTGTTGAAAACAGCTAAAGTTTTGCTGCTCGTCTTGAACTTCTGATACTTGACTAAATAGCACGGAGCTGCACGTGTGCATGAAAATTATGAAACATACAGGtcagaacaaaacacagtttctcaCCTGAGGTCAGACATCTGTGTTTAGCACCTTGGTCATAAAGTGCATCAGCATATTTCATAGCGATGAAGCTGGTCCCCAGCACCTCTCcgcttttccttttttgttagTAAATCCTGACACGTCACCAAACAGTCAGATATCAGCCTGATGACCTTTAGACTTTCAAACCCATCAATCGCTGTGAGATCTGACTGGAGAGGATAACATTGAATGCACCATGTGTTCAGACATATCTCTCTATGAAATTTCTCGGACCAGGACTAATGGCGGCTGTTCAGTCCTGGTTTATGGTCCAGCTGTTTTCCTGTTATTAGTCACAGTGAGGACACTTCCCTAAAAACCAAAGCACCACCATATTTCATTGTAAAATCATTGTGAATGTGAAGACGAGCAGAGTCCAGATGAAGGTTGTTGACCTGAGATAAGTCTCTAACGTTTCTCTGACGTGTCTCAGTCAGGATGTAAAACTGATTGTGAGTAAactgctgtctgtctgcctgtccctgtctctctgtctgtatgtctctgtgtctctctctctgtctgtctgtctgtctgtctatctctctctctctctacctctctgtctgtatgtttgtctctctctctgtctctctctctccccctccctgcctctctttctccccgtctctctctctctctctctccctgcctctttctctctccccgtctctctctctctctctctctctccctccccctctctctctctctctctctctctctccctccctccccctctctctctctctgtctgtctctctctctctctcctcctccccatctctctctctgtctgtctctctctctctgtctctctgtggatGTTAATGAACACTTTGGACAGTACCCAGCCTTTTTCTGCACAACATATTTGTCTGATTACACACTGAAGTCTTCTGGAAGAGAAAAAGTTTCCTCTCctgctgtttgtcttcagtTCAGTCTGAGAATAAAACTTTGGGAACTGACTGTGAGACGCTCACAACACATTTCACCTGAACCTTCCTACCTGTAGGTCACATGGTTTAAGAGATGCAAGTGTGTTTTCCTGGTCAAACTCTCATCTCTGTTGTATTTAACATCACAGGTGTTGATCTTCAGTTTGTCGTTAAACTTCTAGTTTGATTCTAGTTTAGTTTCTGGTCTGTAACTCTGACAGTCACAGGCTGAGGAAAccaaacagtacagtaaagacTGTGTTAGAGTATGCTAAAAGTAGAATTACTGCCTCACAGATGTAGTCCTTTATCGACCAGTCACTCGAATCCGTTTGTGCCAGACTTTTCTCATTGACAGGTCATTGAGGTCATTGACAAAAATGAGGTTCATGAATATGgtttaaaaggaaaagcagtACAAACACGGTAGCATTTAGTAAAGACACATGGTACATGATAATTGAACACAGTATAGCGAGGTAGATTGATATTATTTTGACCAGGAGCAGATTCAGTTTCTCCTTCACATTTGGATTAATTTCCTCACAGCTGATGCTTGATGTGAAGAGAAAATTAAACACTTCATCACTAAATAACTTGATGAACAGATGAATGTAGACATCCTCTGATCCTCTCTGATGTCGCTTGTCCCCAGTGGGCCCTCTGCGGGTGGAGTTTGACGCACCGGTGAACCTGGAGCAGATAAAGAAGGAGAACCCCGGAGTGCAGCCGGGCGGACGCTTTAAACCTAAAGACTGCGAGGCGCTCCAGAAAGTCGCCATCATCATCCCCTTTCGCAAACGAGACGAGCACCTAAAGTACTGGCTGTACTACCTGCACCCCATTCTGCAGAGGCAGCAGCTTGACTATGGAGTCTACGTCATCAACCAGGTATGCCACAGTCATGTCATCAGACCACAGATGTCACAATTTTCCCTCGTCTGCGTTTACCTGCGTCTCTCCAGCTGAAGGTCTGAGGGCAGTGGATAAACATGTCATTGTGGAGTAGAAAGcaatagaaacacaaagagaaaccaCTGAATGATAAGGTGTGTCCAGACCTTTGAAGCATTCTTTATGACTTATATGTACAGGGTGTGTCTTTGAGAAGGGCCTAGAAAAATCCTGGAAAACCTGAAACCTGAATGAGTTACATAATTGTCCTCAGGGGATTAATATAGCATGctgttgttataataataataataataatataataataataataataataataataataataattattattattattattattattattattattattattattattattattattattattattatatggtAGAACTTGAGTACCTGTCAGAGTGGGAGTGTCTGTGTGCGGATTTGCTGCTGACATCCACGTCTTATCACAATAGGAACTGGTCTTATATTTAGAGTCAGCTCTGTAGTCCAACTGGAAACCATTTCAAACACTGGAGCGCTGAAACTGTCTGCTTGTCTGTTAGCTGGCCAACAGCTCAAGTAGATTTATTTTCTCGAGTTTTAtatacctaaaaaaaaaaaaaacagaaaagaggaacCTGTTGGAAAGGATCTACTTctactataataataacaatgaataCCTTATTGATCATGAAATTgcggttggacagctgccaggcTGTATGTTGTAactacggggtttcagtgtctagtccaaggacacctcagcaagtagccaggcGGAACCGAATCGAACCATTCACCCTGAGGTTCGTAGACGACTGCTTCACCACCTGAGGTACTGCCGCCCCACACTACTGCTAATAGTACTAGAAAGTActgtagttattttatttacaacaattaTGAAAAGAACTGTAAACTAATAGAATCATCAGTGCGGTCCAGTTTCTGCGTTCGGTGTTCGTCACTGACGGAATGTGAGCTACAGCACGTAAATGTTGGGGAGTACTTTCCCAAATTTTAGACAAGTGTCACACATAGATTAAAGATGTGATATGTGGCACGGAGCGGGAGAAACTTTGTTCTGGGAAAATGTGtgagaaacaaactgaagctTAACAAATACTGAGGAGTGTTAATGTGGTGGTGAAGTGTTCAGTCAACATGTCACTGTTtatactttttctactttttagtGCTCAGCAATACAGTACCATTACAGCAAGAAGTTTTGCAAAGTACCTTAGTCCTGGTAAATAACCTCAGAGACTCAAGCAGCCACttgattttaataaatgtaaatcaacagCCAGCAGCACGTCGCCTGTCCGAGCTGGATCCCAGCACCAGCCCTGGGTTACACCTGGCAAACATCACCAGATATCATACTGACTAAATAATTCAGCAGTATCAGGAAATGCTGCCTGTGCTTTCAGTTTAAAAGATAAACATTTGTTCCAATAACATTATCACGTTCCAGCTTGTTGATTAGTTGTTTGTCTTTGGAACAGGAATCAGAGCACAGTTAGTGTTTATTCACTGTGTTTCATGGGAGCTTCTGTctcttgtttttcactgcactAAATAAGTTTCCCCTGACGATTAATTAAGTTATCTGAACTCCCGATCAGGTGTTTATATCTCTTTATTTAACAGTGACTGTGTCACTCAGTTGTagcagacatacagtatctgaGTTattgctgctcagtggggttgttgcGTTTTCTATATAAATCTGTATACcgttatattttataaggtcttaaaccttaaacactgtaaagtgccttcacaTGAACTTCTGTGGGATTTGgcaatatacaaaaaaaattgaATAACTGCAGATTCTGGTGACAGGCAGCTGTggagaaacacagtgaaaaacaacacacacgaTGGTCCCATCAGCCCTGGGAACAGACACTTCCCCACTACCACAGGTCTCCATGCAGATGTGTAGGAGGCTTCTCCCTCAATGATTCAGATGATCAGTGACTAAAAACTAGGAGACTTTAACTACATTACACAACGTTTTTTCAAACTGCGCCCACAAAACATAGTTCATGCAAATGATGGATCACTGTTTATCTTCTATTGTAAGACTTCGGTTTCTGTGTAAAACTGGTTTAGGTTTTCACTCATTAGACATCGGCCAGTACAGTACCCAACCCCTACCCCCCAATTCTGACCTCGCCCTagtttattattgtaatgtcATGTTCGGCTACCTGGCGCCGCCTCAGGTGGCTGCCTGTTGCAGTAGCTCCCGTTAGATTGTagttttgtagttattttgggcgtttttttttctttccttacttttctcttttaactctCCTCCGAACAACTTAATCCACGTTGGAATATGGCGTTACTGatgattttttccccatttttcgTGACTTTTCCAACACTTTATGTATTGATGGGGATTAACAATGGACGCGACCAGGAGCGGACGCATTGTTTACACCAGGGATCAGCTGATCGCGCTCTCCCAACACTCACCGGGAGAAAGGCCTCTGATCCCCGTGGAGCTAAGGAGAAGGAGCTGGGGATGAAGAGCtggactaaaaaagaaagagtggaagagaaggtttaaaccttctctaccGTCTGTGGTCACGGGAAATGTGAGGTCCCTGGTGAATAAGATGGACGAGCTCGGTGCGCTGACTTCAAGCCAGCGGGAATATCGTGAGTGCagcatcatgtgttttactgagacctggttcAGGAACAGATTCCGGACTCCAACTGCACCATCAGCGGCAGACTGCAGGAGTagcggtaagaggagaggaggagggattGCAGTGCTTGTGAGTAACAGGTGGTGTAACCCCGGACATGTTACGGTAAAGGAACGTCTCTGTAGCCCGGACATTGAACTGTTAGCTGTAAGTCTGCGTCCATATTATCTACCGAGGGAATTtagctgtgttattgtcattacgACTTACATTCCCCCGTCAGCCGCTCCTGACGTAGCGTGTGACGTCATCAACTCAGTCACCGCTAACctacagaaccagcatccaaactccttcataataataacaggagacTTCAACCACACGTCTCTGGACACAACTCTTCCCActttttcccagtttgtcaactgctccaccagagacaataagacCTTAGACTTATTGTATGCAAACATTAAGGATcttaacatcaacaaaacaaaggagctggtgatggacttcaggaaatctgggagtcctgtcatccctctctctatacagggggaggaggtggaggtcgtgtccgagtacaaatacctgggagtgtacttggacaacaaactggactggaccaaaaactcatcagcattgtacagaaaggctcagagccggatgtacttcctgaggagactcaggtccttcaacgtctgcagcaccatgctgcggatgttttatgagtctgtagtggccagtgtcatcttttatgctgtggtctgctggggcagcaacatgaaggtggcagacactaacagactaaacaaactg is part of the Anabas testudineus chromosome 9, fAnaTes1.2, whole genome shotgun sequence genome and encodes:
- the LOC117152902 gene encoding uncharacterized protein LOC117152902, producing MDELGALTSSQREYRECSIMCFTETWFRNRFRTPTAPSAADCRSSGKRRGGGIAVLVSNRWCNPGHVTVKERLCSPDIELLAVSLRPYYLPREFSCVIVITTYIPPSAAPDVACDVINSVTANLQNQHPNSFIIITGDFNHTSLDTTLPTFSQFVNCSTRDNKTLDLLYANIKDAYTSTALPPLGRSDHNLVLLTPVYTPIVQKQTVTTRTVRKWSQEAIETLQGCFEATDWNVFCDQHGDDINSMTDSVRVH